The following DNA comes from Tateyamaria omphalii.
CTCCAGCCGGAAAATCACCGCCTCCTCGGGCACCAGGTCGTCCATGGGGCGGGCGTGGTTGTCCAGATACCAGGGCTTGCTGGCATGGGCGTCCTCGACGGTGGTCAGCCACGCGCCAAACGAGGTCTTCCTGGGAATCCGCCCGATCACGTCGCGCTGCACCTGAAAGGCGCTGCGCAAGCGGTCCACCGGGTCGCGCACCACGGCAAAGCTGCAGGCAAAGAACCCCGGCGGAAACAGCCGCTCCAGCGCGCTGACCGGCAGGTGCTGGGGCGACGATTTGGTCCAGCGCTGCGGACCGGACTGTTCGCGAAAGGCGCGGTCGACAAAGGCTAGTGGTCCGAACCGCTCTGCCAGATAGGTCTCGATCGAAGAGCCCGCACATTTGGGCACATGGGCAAAAAATCCCAGATCAGAGCCTATGCGGAAGATCGGCATGGACCCTACCCTGTCTTGCCCAGGCGCTCTCCGACACCGCTGCGGGCCTGCAGGGCGCGCCACCAGTCTTCATTGTCCAGATACCATTGCACCGTCTTTTCCAGACCCTGTTCCAGGGTCACGGAGGGGCGCCAGCCCAGTTCGGTGGCGATGCGGGTCGGGTCGATGGCATAGCGCATGTCGTGGCCCGGACGGTCGGTCACATAGGTGATTTGCTCTGCGTAGGGACTGCTTTTGGGGCGCTTGTCATCCAGGATGCCGCAGATCGTGGTGACGATGTCGATGTTGCGGGCCTCGTTCTCGCCGCCGATATTGTAGCTGCGGCCCAGCTCGCCCTTTTGCAGCACAGTCAACAGCGCATCGGCATGGTCCTCGACATAAAGCCAGTCGCGCACGTTCACGCCCTGGCCGTAGACGGGGATGTCCTTGCCCTCGAGCGCGTTGATGATGACCACGGGCACCAGCTTTTCAGGGAAATGGAAGGGGCCGTAATTGTTGGAACAATTGGTCAGCACGATGGGCAGGCCATAGGTCTCGCCCCAGGCGCGCACCAGGTGGTCGGACGCGGCCTTGGAGGCCGAATAGGGGCTGCGCGGATCGTAGGGCGTGGTTTCGGTGAACTGGCCCGTCTCGCCCAAGCTGCCGAACACCTCGTCGGTCGAGATGTGGTGAAAGCGGAAGCCCTCGGGCTTGCCCTGCGCGTCCCAATAGCGGCGCGCGGCCTCAAGCAGCGTGTAGGTGCCGGTCACGTTGGTGTGGATGAACTCTCCCGGCCCGTCGATCGACCGGTCCACGTGGCTTTCGGCGGCCAGGTGCATGATCGCATCGGGCTGGTGGGTATCGAGGATGCGCACCATCGCGTCCCAGTCGCAGATATCGGCCTCTTCAAAGGCGTAAAACGGGCTGTTGCCCACGCTCGCCACATTGTCGAGACAGGCGGCATAGGTCAGCTTGTCCACGTTCACCACATGATGTCCCTGCGCCACGGCCTGTCGCACGACGGCAGAGCCGATGAACCCTGCCCCTCCGGTCACCAGAAGTTTCATGATCTATCCTTCAAATTGAAATGGGCTGTTGAAATCCGCAAAGCGCACGGCCTTGCGGTCCTTGTCCGACAGCATGGCCTCTGCCGGGTCAATGCCCCAGTCCAGACCGATCTCGGGAATGTCGAAATAGACGGATCCGTCGCAGTCGGGCGCATAGACATCGGTGCATTTGTACAAAAGTTCAGCATCGGGCGTGCGGGTGACGAACCCGTGCAGGAACCCTTTGGGAATCAGGATCTGCTTGCCGTTTTCGGCCGACAGTTCCGCGCCGACCCACTGGCCATAGGTGGGTGATCCGACACGCACGTCCACCGCCACGTCGAACACGGTGCCTGCGCCGGCACGCACCAGCTTGTCCTGGGCATGGGGGGGCGACTGGTAATGCAGGCCGCGCAGCGTGCCCACCTGACGGCTGAGCGAGTGGTTGTCCTGCACGAACTCCATCTCGATTCCTGCCTTGGCAAATGTCTGCTTGTTCCAGACCTCAGAGAAGAAGCCGCGGTCGTCGCCAAACCGTCTGGGCTGCAGAATCAGAACCCCCGGCAGCTTGGTTTCTTCGATCTGCATGGCGGGATCCTCGGGTCGTTGGTCCTAGTCCCGAGGGTCTTAACAAAGAGGCTGGAGGGTGTCACGTCGCTTCGCCGCGTCGCGGCGAAGCCGCGCTTAACGGGTTAGGCGAAGCCGCGCTTAGCGGGTCAGGCGAAGCCGCGCTCAACGGGTTAGGCGAAGCCACGCTTAACAGGCCAGGCGAAGCCGCGCTCAACGGGTTCGCTTCCTGGCATCGCCTTCAGACCCGGCGGGCAGGCACGGCCCCTGCCCGCCCGGACGTCACCCGCACCCTACCGGTAGCGGCCGCCCTGGCTGGTGGTGCCCGCCGCATTGCCGGGCAGAAAGGTGGCCCCGGCATTGCCCGTGCTCAAAAGCGCGTTTTCATAGATGAAATAGCGCTGCCCCGTGGCCCCGCCGGTAAAGGTCGTGTCGCGCACGCGGGCCACCGACACCTCGCCGCATTTGATGAACATGCCGGCAAAGTCCGGCGTGCCCGTCAGGGTATAATCGGCCTGGTTGATCGACAGCCGCGCCGACAGCTCAAGCCGGGCATGAAACTGCGCCCCGCTCGTGATCCGGCAGGCGCCGGTGACATAGACCGACCCGTCCTCGAGATCCATGTGCCCCTTGCCCGCCGCACCAAAGACCACGCTGTCCAGCACCACCTGCGCCCCGTGGCGCGACACCACCAGGAAACTGCCCGACCCGGTGCTTTCCAGGGTCAGGTCCACCAGACGGACCCGGCAGCTTTCCAGACGAAAGAGGTCATCG
Coding sequences within:
- a CDS encoding sulfotransferase family 2 domain-containing protein, with the translated sequence MPIFRIGSDLGFFAHVPKCAGSSIETYLAERFGPLAFVDRAFREQSGPQRWTKSSPQHLPVSALERLFPPGFFACSFAVVRDPVDRLRSAFQVQRDVIGRIPRKTSFGAWLTTVEDAHASKPWYLDNHARPMDDLVPEEAVIFRLEDGLEPVVAWLDAQAGNADGPRQIGTQNTRADIFASRTQDLPPRPPVRKADRVAVARIFARDYARFGYDPEKEN
- the rfbB gene encoding dTDP-glucose 4,6-dehydratase, translating into MKLLVTGGAGFIGSAVVRQAVAQGHHVVNVDKLTYAACLDNVASVGNSPFYAFEEADICDWDAMVRILDTHQPDAIMHLAAESHVDRSIDGPGEFIHTNVTGTYTLLEAARRYWDAQGKPEGFRFHHISTDEVFGSLGETGQFTETTPYDPRSPYSASKAASDHLVRAWGETYGLPIVLTNCSNNYGPFHFPEKLVPVVIINALEGKDIPVYGQGVNVRDWLYVEDHADALLTVLQKGELGRSYNIGGENEARNIDIVTTICGILDDKRPKSSPYAEQITYVTDRPGHDMRYAIDPTRIATELGWRPSVTLEQGLEKTVQWYLDNEDWWRALQARSGVGERLGKTG
- the rfbC gene encoding dTDP-4-dehydrorhamnose 3,5-epimerase, whose amino-acid sequence is MQIEETKLPGVLILQPRRFGDDRGFFSEVWNKQTFAKAGIEMEFVQDNHSLSRQVGTLRGLHYQSPPHAQDKLVRAGAGTVFDVAVDVRVGSPTYGQWVGAELSAENGKQILIPKGFLHGFVTRTPDAELLYKCTDVYAPDCDGSVYFDIPEIGLDWGIDPAEAMLSDKDRKAVRFADFNSPFQFEG